TGTCTATCGTTAGTATTTTATTGCTCCAAGGGTAGTTATTTTACATTAGTCTTATTGTTAAATTGCTCCGTTCAATAAGCAGCCCATATGTGGCAATGTTTGTCCGGAATGACTATATTTAGCATCGATTCCGGACAGTCAAATCTTCACACAAGGCCTGCTTATCGATGGTACTACGTTGTTCTCCGTTTGTCCTAAAATTAGTGTTTTACTTGTCTACTTTAATTTTCGCTCCAGTTTTACAATATTCTCAAatcgtttcgtttcgtttgttttataattattaGACTAGTATAACTTACATTGCTTATCGCTTCTctaaatgtataggaaaattttgcttttgttttcccaGTCCTACACAATCAGTCAATGATATGCCAATCGAGTGTATCCTAATTCAAGTGTACAATGTTTCGATTGAACACACACATTCCTTTGTGGAGAAATTTTCGCAATAAAATCTTGTTAAAATTGCACcgctcatttttgttcagcaGCTTTCAGTTAGTTTAATTAAAACGTCCATTGCAATATTTGTGTGGTAAGCCATTGTACGAACTAGCAAAATAGTGATATTTACAAGTACTTTGCACGCCAATTCGTACTcgggtcaaaaaaaaaaaaagaatcgttATTGCATCGATAATGCAtgtgctttttttttgtatccattcGTTGCTTGTCGAAACAATCGCTCGCTGAGATCATTAGTGGGAAATCGTTGATTTAGAGgagagcattacggacggaaatTACTGTCGTGGTTAGTAGCAGCGCAAAGATGAAATGAACCATTGGAAGCTGCCTGCTGCTACCACTCGTTCCGACGTTTCCTTGAGGTTCGCTCATCACTTCCCGGGTGAAAAGGATGGTTTCCTCGACTTTTGCGTTTTCACTTGGACTGGATTCGGTGTGTTTAACGCCCTCGTGGATACTTTCGAACACATTTCCAGCACGACTGTTGCGGGCTAGCTTCTGGTTTGCCAGCTTCAACTGACGGAACTTTTGATCGATATCGGAAGCAGCGACTGCGAAAAATCATTCACAAATTATATTTCTGAAATATACAACGCTTTTTCTGGAGAACTCACTTTCATCGCCATTTTCGTCATAGTTTACTTTGATGAAGGTGGTCATGGTTACTTCGTAAATTTTGTTCGGGTAGGCCCATACTTCACTGATTGCACGACGCTTGCGGCCGTAAGCGGTTTGTCCGTTGCTACAGACGAGGCCCTTGCATTTGTCCAGACAAACGTTGACCGTTCCTCGGAACTGCACGAACGTGGACTCTGGGAACTTGAAGGCGCGGAATTTGGCCGTCAGCAAATCACCATCAACAGTGTTGAAATTCTCGAACAGATACGGATCGACAGAACAGCTGAAAGTCCAAAAAACATTACAAGGTATGAAAATGGGGGCTATTGAGGTGCCTACCCATTGAATATGATGGTCTCTTCCTGGGCAAGGGTATCGGTAACCTGCATGTAGTTCACACCGAGTCCATAGATTGGCGAAGAATTCTTATCGAGGAAAATTTCCATCTGTAGATTTGTTCCAGGACTGACGTTCAAATCCCCCGATACGAGTTTGTTTCCCTGGCGAACAGCAATGCTCAGCACTGGTTCTGGCGCGCTACCAGTGATATTGGAGGTGATTTCAAGATCCCTGATGAGGAAAAGAAATATATTTCGAGGTTTGTTTTATAGATTCACCATCATAACATACTCTGGCTCCTGGAATCCCGCCGGTAGGACATCTCGTTTCACGATCCCGTGCGTTATGTTGTACTGTGGTCCGTTGGTGATACATTTCACGCTGATGATCTCTTTGCCAAACTCTTGATCACCCTCAACGATGATGCGATGGTAGAAGACTTTCTTTCCCTTTTGAAATGTAAAAGAAATGTTAAATAGAACGAACGAAGAATTCTGTATTGCCTCGCGATGACTTACAGTTATCTTATTCACAACCCTGGTCACGCCACATTCGTAAACGTCAATAAGTGACAGCTGGAATTCCGCCAGGGTGTCCTTGATGGATGGTTTGCATTTTGGATCGGGATAACCCTTCATTCCCTGCAGATAGACCGAGGTGCTCGAATCGTTCGATGGTAGGGCGACGTGGATCCGCATCTGATCTTCCGAGCAGAACACTTTGTGCGTTGCTGGAAAGAGACGAAGCATAGTATACCGTCAGTTTAATATAATGATAAATAACATGACATTTTTATCGTTGAAGGGAAGGTTTATCGATTACTTTTCTGGAGAAATAAcataaataattcattatttttcaatttttttgtttcccgGTGATCAAAGTGAAGATGTTCTCACTCTGAATACTAAATTTCGTTCATTGCTACTTGAAGATTCCTGACTTTAGATGTCAGAACGGATCATTTAAGCGAATCAACAATTGGCCTTACAAATATGTAATCAGATAGCCAGTTACGAGAGCAAAGTCATTGAGGGTAAGTTGGGGTGATTTGGGCATACGggatgatttggaccacccctttatctcgaaaagtata
The Toxorhynchites rutilus septentrionalis strain SRP chromosome 2, ASM2978413v1, whole genome shotgun sequence genome window above contains:
- the LOC129764206 gene encoding uncharacterized protein LOC129764206; this encodes MELIHVSLAILVGLCSVSVCNAKATHKVFCSEDQMRIHVALPSNDSSTSVYLQGMKGYPDPKCKPSIKDTLAEFQLSLIDVYECGVTRVVNKITGKKVFYHRIIVEGDQEFGKEIISVKCITNGPQYNITHGIVKRDVLPAGFQEPEDLEITSNITGSAPEPVLSIAVRQGNKLVSGDLNVSPGTNLQMEIFLDKNSSPIYGLGVNYMQVTDTLAQEETIIFNGCSVDPYLFENFNTVDGDLLTAKFRAFKFPESTFVQFRGTVNVCLDKCKGLVCSNGQTAYGRKRRAISEVWAYPNKIYEVTMTTFIKVNYDENGDEIAASDIDQKFRQLKLANQKLARNSRAGNVFESIHEGVKHTESSPSENAKVEETILFTREVMSEPQGNVGTSGSSRQLPMVHFIFALLLTTTVISVRNALL